Proteins encoded within one genomic window of Flavobacterium oreochromis:
- a CDS encoding glycosyltransferase: MPNFVVLNEENNQVFLKGTKGKRILCLANLRVEKNHLMLLEVAFKLKKEFPEWTFHLIGNDNNDSYSALIKKKITELELEQNVFVYGSFSNVNYILNQSDIGVLTSNFEGLPMALLEYGFAGLPVVTTNVGEIPNVFKSDFGFMVEFKNEKLFLNALISLIKNPERKEKGIKFSMFVIEQFSENAILKKFLEYCV, from the coding sequence TTGCCTAACTTTGTTGTTTTAAATGAAGAAAATAATCAAGTTTTTTTGAAAGGGACAAAAGGAAAAAGGATTTTATGTTTAGCTAATTTAAGAGTTGAGAAAAATCACCTGATGCTTTTAGAAGTAGCTTTTAAATTAAAAAAAGAATTTCCTGAATGGACCTTTCATTTAATAGGGAATGATAATAATGATTCATATTCTGCTTTAATAAAAAAAAAGATAACTGAATTAGAATTAGAACAAAATGTTTTTGTTTATGGAAGTTTTTCTAATGTAAATTATATACTTAATCAATCTGATATAGGGGTTTTAACCTCTAATTTTGAAGGATTACCCATGGCTCTTTTAGAATATGGTTTTGCAGGTTTACCAGTTGTTACTACAAACGTGGGAGAGATCCCTAATGTCTTTAAATCAGACTTTGGTTTTATGGTTGAATTTAAAAATGAAAAGCTTTTTTTAAATGCTCTAATTTCATTAATAAAAAATCCAGAACGTAAAGAAAAAGGTATAAAATTCAGTATGTTTGTAATTGAACAATTTAGCGAAAATGCTATATTAAAAAAATTCTTAGAATACTGTGTTTAA
- a CDS encoding glycosyltransferase translates to MRIVQLIDSLQVGGAERMAVNYANALSKVVKFSGLIVTRKEGLLKEQITDSVQYLFLNRKKILDFDAYLVSRKYLIHNKITHIQAHSSSFFWAFLLKLTIPNIKIIWHDHFGNRPNISNKQKFILQLCSLFFYRVLSVSNHLSNWAKKN, encoded by the coding sequence ATGAGGATAGTTCAACTAATAGATAGTTTGCAAGTGGGGGGAGCTGAGCGTATGGCAGTAAATTATGCGAATGCCTTATCTAAAGTGGTTAAATTTTCAGGTTTAATAGTTACAAGAAAAGAAGGTTTACTTAAAGAACAAATTACAGATAGTGTACAATACCTTTTTCTTAATAGGAAAAAAATTTTAGATTTTGATGCGTATCTAGTTTCAAGAAAATACTTAATACATAATAAAATAACTCATATCCAGGCGCATAGTTCTTCTTTCTTTTGGGCTTTTTTATTAAAATTAACTATTCCTAATATTAAAATTATTTGGCATGATCATTTTGGGAATAGACCTAATATTTCAAACAAACAAAAGTTTATTTTACAACTTTGCTCCCTTTTCTTTTATCGTGTTTTAAGCGTTAGTAATCATTTGTCAAATTGGGCAAAAAAGAATTGA